The Meles meles chromosome 12, mMelMel3.1 paternal haplotype, whole genome shotgun sequence genomic sequence TGGAACACTTCCGTCATCCGAGAGAGATCTATTGAACAGAATAGCTCTAAGCTGCACCAGCACATGGGTTAACCTTCAAGGGACCTACTTTTAGGTCATGCTCAAGACTGAACTTAATTGTATTCTTAAAGAAAATACCTTTTAAGCTTTCTAATCATAAAGTATGACTGAAACTGAGAACCAATTGGCCTTTTCAATCACAACTTGTGCCCCAGGTCATTGTACAAAAATTTCCCAGACAATGCTTTTTGATAGCATTCTTGGTTGGTTCTACTTAACATATGAAGTATTCTCTTGCTTATGTCAAGATcattaataaagatgaaaattcatGCTTCTTAAAGTTTACTATTTACACAACACTCATTGTCCTTTACATAAGGGTGGGGGGAACCAATGGTtggcaattttaaaaattcaaatcacATCATTTTTTACTAAATGTCTATACTCATCCTTAACTCAATCATCCTTTCGTTTCCCAGAGAGGTAGATGCTAACTAAAacggatatatatatatatttaaaacaacaacaacaaactaaagCACTATTGAGTGAGTAAAGGGTATTTATTCACCCTCCAAAAGATCAGAGCCCAATAGAGACATCAACAGGCCTcggaaagagcaagagaaaaatgcagCTCTTGTCTCCCTTTTGCTGCAGAATTACAAGGGGCCACACACCTCTGTGGGCCTCCATGGACTCATGCACAAAAGGAAGCCACCAGAGGCTGCTCTCAGTTCTGACTTTCTGTGCTttcagttgtgatttttttttcactgatgtGCAACTGTGAATTCCAGCTCATTGTGTCCCTGAACTTTTGTCACACAGGGTAGATGAGTTGTTAGTGTCGTGGGGAAATGCCAGAAGAGGCTGGCGCGATGGGATGACAACTAACATGATGTTCATAAACATCAAGTGTACAAAAATTCTATCTGCAGGCTGAGCTATGACGCACAGAAACACGTTCACACACGTGTGCACAACTGCACACTTTGACAGGCAATACACAAGTAACTGCAGGCAGAATCCGTTGAAACAGTATTTCTTAGGTCAGGAAGACATACACACAGAATTCTGATTTGGGTGTTATTGTTACCTTAAATTGTAAAGTCAATAATCTATCACAGGGCTGATTAATTCGGCACTGCTTCACTGCAGCTCTAGCGTGGGACTGTTTTTAAGTTACGTGGATATTTTTACTCTACGGCTTTGCACTAAGAAACACAGGGCGCTCTACCGCCACACACATTAGTGTCTATATAAGACCTACTTAACACGCAGGACTCTAGTTCATACTACACTACAGGGCCAGTCATTTCATACTGAACATAGACAGACGTAGATTATCATTCACAAAAGCAACTCAAATATAACCTGGCTGAAAACTACAAGGGTCAAGTCTGTTTGAAATGTAGCATTCTTAATGCAACATTTTccgtgggttttttggtttttttttcctttcctccaagaGGTACAGAAATTAGGTCAGACATGCATCACGGCAGCCTGGCAGAGTTTGAGAAATCGACACTAACCCAACAGTATTTTATGTTACGTAATAGAGGATAATATTCAGTTAATAGGATACCTAAATTATTAATACCAAATAAATCCTAGATTATTTGTTGTATAATGCCCAATAGCTTAGAcaataaaatggcattttaacCTAATTTCTACTTTGAGCTTTCAAATACACTTGCTCCATGAATTCcataaaagaaattagaagagaACCGGAAAGCTGATGGCTATTTCTGAATGCACACATGTCCAGACAAAGGAAATTACCACTTCAACACCAGCAGGTCTTTCTTCACCAGCGTCCGCAGATCACTATACTTTTAAGAATATTCGAGAATTTATGATGAACTGATCCACTTTAGATTGGGAATGTGAGTCGTTAGTTTACCTTGTCACTTTTctcaataaaaacacattttgaaatacAAGAGATTTTCTCACTTGTACCAACAAGAGGAAATTGGAATCCTAAATGGTTTAAAGTCTCACGGAACGACATCTTTCAAAAAGCAATCATGGACTGTCTATTAAAATGTCAGTCCGGGTTTGTCATCGATGAACAACGCTCATATCTATCATGATACCTCCAAACCCCGAGCCAAGACAGCGCCTTCTGTCCCTTTCCATCTGTGCCTCACAGAATACAGGACTTGGATATACAGAGGAGGAGCAAATGTTGGAAGTGATGCGTGTGCGACAATTCCCGGGGAGGGTCCTGGGTCCCGGCGCTCAAGAGGTGGCCACCAAGTCAGACCCTGGACTCATTCAGGCCCACAAAGTCTTACTCCTGGGATTCTTCTGAAAAGATTCAAAACCTGAGGTAAATcaaatgacacacacacacgcacacacaagtaacacaatatttacatttaaaattcttacttCGTGAGATGGCTTGAGAAAAACTGGCATTATAGGGTTCCTGTGGGATTAGGCATTTCTCATTATTACTCAGTTTATTGCTCTCCTGTTGGGCTTTCAGTTTAATAAACACGTAGCGAGCTCTAATTacaagggaagaaaaatggaggtacagaacaaaacacaacacactgGAAACACTTGCTCAGacactttcttcaaaaaaaaaaaaaaaatgaccatccACTTCACTTATTTTAATTCGGGTGCCattcaaaaagtataaaaagcCTTAGCAACTAAATGAAGACTGGATTTccattaaaaaggaaaggaaccaGCACTGCATGTCGTGGCTGAATTTTTACGGGGATTCTCAGGTTTAATTCTATTTGTATACATAAGCATCTTTGTTTTAATCTACCACATTTAGAGAAGATCACATTGTACGCACTTGCACAGTTTAACGTCTAAGTAGAATACGTCTATCTCGTAACAGGATTTTGACAAATCATAAATCACAGTCCATTTAATAAATGATTATGAGGATGCATGCAATCGTCTTCGAAGCTGTTGCCACCAAGGCTCAACGATTTGCCCGGTATCTCGCTGAGACCTCGCGTCTGCCCTTCGCGTCTGTCTCCGGTTAATCAAGTGGCAGTCCAGAGGCCAGCGCTGGCACCAAATGATCAgcgtcgccccccccccccccttctcgcTGCGATCCCATCACCAACACCTGCTCAACCCCGAGTTGGCACCCACGAGAGACTCCCCTGCCGCGCTGTTCAGCCACAGGAGATCACAGTGAAGCGCTTCGAAATGCAAGACATGTTGTGCAGCACGATGCCCAGCAGGAAGACGAGGACGCAGGCCACCAGGATCACAGTGCACACCCCGGACCAGGTGGAGCTTTTGGCCACGCCCCGGCGGTCGGGCTCCTCCTCCACCGCCTCCTGGGGCGCCCCGCCCTGCAGAGGCTGCTGTTCGGCGGGGATGGTCACCACGGTGACAGGCTTCTGCTGGCTCCCCGGCAGCAGGCGGCAGCCCATGTCTCCAGGCAGCAGCGCTCGCTCCTTGGAGATGGGCAGCGGCAGCATGTAGCACCCATTGCTGGGAAGtttgatgaacactggggtgtgCTCGGACGCGTGCGGGATGGCGATGACGGCCAGGACCTCGGGGTCGTCGGGGAGCTGCGACACGGAGAAGCCCGGGGGCAGCTTGGTGACGCCCCGGCACCAGGGGCACCTCACGTCCTTCTGGCTCGTCCTCATCTGCTGGAGGCACACCGAGCAGCAGGTGTGTTTGCAATCCAGCAACTTGGGCCTTCGCCGGGGGCTGTAGTAATTGAAACAGATCTGACATTCCAGCAAGGAATCCTGGGACAGCGTCTCCATCGCGCCTCTGGGAAGCAGGAAGGCCAAGGCCAAGGGGAAGGAGCTTGTTCTCAGGGGCAGGCACTCCTACGCCTTCCTTCTTGGCTTTCCAAAGTCGTGAGGGGATCAGGGAGCTCACAGGCACCGAGCATACTCGAGTGTGTTCAtttctgaagaagacaaaaaatgcAGAGAAGTTAATTATTTCAAACAAGCTGAGGGGTCAGCACACCAGCCAGGGTTCAAAAAGGCTTGACACTGggtcaaaaacataaaaatttcccACTCGGGAGAGATTACAGGAGTCCCCCTTGTAATGCCCGTGGAAGGTAAAGGAGTTGTCTCAGGCGGCTTCTCAGTTGCTCATTCCTAAAGGGAATGCCTTCACCGGGGTACACATGCCCCATAGTTCAGAAAGAGGGAGTCTTGATTATGTTTTTTATATCTCGGTGGACCCCggcttattcttttaaaatacactgGAGTATTCTCTTGCTTCCAATAACTTTGTATCATCTCCTAAAAGTAAATTTCTTTCCTTCAACCTGCTGGTCGTCTTCTCCTGACTCGACTTACCCTCCTGCAAGTGTTCATTGCCAGATTCAGGCAACTTCCCAAATCTAGGGAGTCCATGTAACTCATTTGCTTAATTCCTCTCTCGAAGGAAATCACAACAGTGCTGCCAAATATCTGGGGTTCCCCGCCCCCACCAAAGCATTGAAATAAAGTAATGCTTGTCATTTGGTTTCAAAAGAGACAAAAACTCAAAACAACAGCAACCACGGTCAGCCCAGCCGCAGCAATGAACCTTCAGGCAGCAGGGGTCACAAAGGCACACAAGGACCCCCAGTATTTTCATCCGTTCCTTTAATTGCAGTACTATTTAGGCTTGCACCCAGGAGCAGGACTGCAAGCAAGTACTATTAACTCGCCAGTCGTAACCAAGTATTGTCTAGCAAGAGGTTGCCAAAGACGACTGGCAGGCAGCCCTCGCCATAAAACGAAAACAGTGTAAGCCTCCCGGTACTGCGAGGAAGCAGAGTGACTTAGTTAGCTTAACTGGGGTCTGAAGAAACCCCTAGGGTTCCAGCGTTGCAGTGAAGGCTGCTAATTCTGTTTCCTATTGAAAGTGTCCAAATTACCCGTCTCTGGATGGAGTCACAGTGGTTCTGGAAAGAAATACCCAACCACTATTGTAGAAAAAAATCACCAGTCCTTGAACCCCACCCACTCCCAGGGCCAGGAGCTAATAACAGGGAAAAAGTTCCAGCACCCGTTTCTTAAAAAGCAAacttcctttttctaacttcCCTTGTGAAATTAAGAATGTACTCCTTGCCAATGACATGATTTGTTAGAAATCAGAATTAGAAATAGAGGAAAagtttaaagcaaaaaataatcaCTGGTGAAAATGACAACAATAACCCAAACCAGCAGCACACCGTGAAACATTTTAGATGTATTAAGAACGCCTCGATTAAATTACTGAGAGTCAAACAGAATAACAGAGAGTTCAGAAAGTTCATGTCATAATCAACTGCTTACCGATCCACTAATTCAAGAAATGTCTATTGAATAACTGAAATCTGCTAAGGGTAGAACTCAAACGTTCTCAATGAAAAAACATTATCAGGTGATGGAGGTGTTAATTAGCTagatggggggggcagggggtccGTTCACAATGTCCATACAGCAAATCACCACCACACACACCTTCAATGTCTTACAGTtctgtcagttatacctcaataaaactgaaaaaggtaaaaattaaagCTATCTGTGGAGCGTCCGGCAGGCACAAAGCACAATGCTAGCTACTACTGGGCATAAACATGAAACTGATCCAGATCCTACTCTTAAGCAATTTGGTTaggtaagaaagaaaacatgaatagattttctcctcccattcatttattcattcagattCTTACTGACCATCTGCCACGTGTCAAGcattatggtatttgtttt encodes the following:
- the RNF152 gene encoding E3 ubiquitin-protein ligase RNF152; translated protein: METLSQDSLLECQICFNYYSPRRRPKLLDCKHTCCSVCLQQMRTSQKDVRCPWCRGVTKLPPGFSVSQLPDDPEVLAVIAIPHASEHTPVFIKLPSNGCYMLPLPISKERALLPGDMGCRLLPGSQQKPVTVVTIPAEQQPLQGGAPQEAVEEEPDRRGVAKSSTWSGVCTVILVACVLVFLLGIVLHNMSCISKRFTVISCG